Proteins encoded in a region of the Hippocampus zosterae strain Florida chromosome 11, ASM2543408v3, whole genome shotgun sequence genome:
- the si:ch211-198a12.6 gene encoding zinc finger protein 883: MAESETECDTPGLDTLGSECVIAHSHVDLHYGAETEIMTEEKRGLELEIHGTELKIQGLGTDLGAVACVDAIVETDHDYIKVEHDDMHCFAGAEIKTSTGEALLGEVLLKTESEHEVKVESDHGGELTVESENGVIIHEAHGLQCNECGEIFGSISDLHQHFEIHKDLNPYICVHCGESFAVEASLKQHMKIHMKEKPYVPPGVEIMGKDVIDAFSLKSHQMIHLPDKPHRCTECGKSFAAAITLREHMKMHSEDKPYKCTQCRKSFVRRRHLKKHQEVHAREKPYTCGQCGKGFATTSNLKQHQKTHAAHAAHVGVVLADKPHRCTQCGKCFAAAATLREHQRIHSGEKPYKCNMCRKSFVRKRHLKKHQQVHAGGKPYTCRHCNKGFNHSSSLSRHHKTHQQGPVFSPPQPGKPMTYGNPPKQRVHLQGEKPYMCHHCDKGFNHSSSLSRHQRVHSEGKGYTCGHCGKIFNHSSSLARHQRVHLENKQQAAPQSPPLPLPLATPEQYSAIASPKVYPNNAFPKQHLLSVEKPYRCNQCGKGFNHSSSLSRHHRIHLE, translated from the coding sequence ATGGCGGAGTCGGAGACTGAATGTGACACACCCGGCCTTGACACGCTTGGGTCGGAGTGTGTCATAGCCCACAGCCATGTCGACCTGCACTACGGAGCCGAGACGGAAATCATGACTGAGGAAAAGCGTGGTCTGGAGTTGGAGATCCACGGCACCGAACTCAAAATCCAAGGGCTGGGCACGGACCTGGGCGCCGTGGCCTGCGTGGACGCCATCGTGGAGACGGACCACGATTACATCAAGGTGGAGCACGATGACATGCACTGCTTCGCCGGCGCGGAGATCAAGACGTCGACGGGCGAGGCCCTGCTCGGCGAGGTGCTCCTCAAAACGGAGAGCGAGCACGAGGTGAAGGTGGAGTCGGATCACGGCGGCGAGCTGACGGTGGAGTCGGAGAACGGCGTCATCATCCACGAGGCGCACGGCCTGCAGTGCAACGAGTGCGGCGAGATCTTCGGCAGCATCTCGGACCTCCACCAGCACTTTGAGATCCACAAGGACCTCAACCCGTACATCTGCGTCCACTGCGGCGAGAGCTTTGCCGTGGAGGCCAGTCTCAAGCAGCACATGAAGATCCACATGAAAGAGAAGCCCTACGTGCCGCCGGGTGTGGAGATCATGGGCAAGGACGTCATCGACGCCTTCAGCCTCAAGTCCCACCAGATGATCCACTTGCCCGACAAGCCCCACCGGTGCACCGAGTGCGGCAAGAGCTTCGCGGCGGCCATCACCCTGCGGGAGCACATGAAGATGCACTCGGAGGACAAGCCGTACAAGTGCACCCAGTGCAGGAAGAGCTTCGTCCGCAGGAGGCACCTGAAGAAGCACCAGGAGGTCCACGCCCGCGAGAAGCCGTACACCTGCGGCCAGTGCGGCAAAGGCTTCGCCACCACCTCCAACCTGAAGCAGCACCAGAAGACCCACGCCGCCCACGCGGCCCACGTCGGCGTGGTGCTCGCCGACAAGCCCCACCGCTGCACGCAGTGCGGCAAGtgcttcgccgccgccgccaccctgCGCGAGCACCAGCGGATCCACTCGGGCGAGAAGCCGTACAAGTGCAACATGTGCCGCAAGAGCTTCGTCCGCAAGCGCCACCTGAAGAAGCACCAGCAGGTCCACGCCGGCGGCAAGCCCTACACGTGCAGGCACTGCAACAAGGGCTTCAACCACTCCTCTTCCCTCTCGCGCCACCACAAGACCCACCAGCAGGGGCCCGTCTTCTCGCCGCCGCAGCCCGGCAAGCCCATGACCTACGGCAACCCGCCCAAGCAGCGGGTGCACCTGCAAGGGGAGAAGCCCTACATGTGCCACCACTGCGACAAGGGCTTCAACCATTCCTCCTCGCTGTCGCGGCACCAGCGGGTCCACTCCGAGGGCAAGGGCTACACCTGCGGCCACTGCGGCAAGATCTTCAACCACTCGTCGTCGCTGGCGCGCCACCAGAGGGTCCACCTGGAGAACAAGCAGCAGGCGgcgccgcagtcgccgccgcTGCCCCTCCCGCTGGCCACGCCCGAGCAGTACAGCGCCATCGCCTCGCCCAAGGTGTACCCCAACAACGCCTTCCCCAAGCAACACCTTCTCTCCGTGGAGAAGCCCTACCGCTGCAATCAGTGCGGGAAAGGCTTCAACCATTCGTCCTCCCTCTCTAGACATCACCGAATCCATTTAGAGTAG
- the LOC127610127 gene encoding tripartite motif-containing protein 16-like — MSHNSTLDLDRYSTAERDRRSTNRSQNRTQAKRGEVLCDFCTTTKQTAEKSCLVCLASYCEIHLQSHYDYPALMKHKLVKATGQMREKICAQHDKLLEAFCRTDQTSVCVLCMMDEHKHHDIVPAGTERTEKQKQLGTTLHKSQQRIDERVKKWQDLRQAAEAVKHSADSVLEENERIFTELLLSFERKYNEVKEMVRLHERTTVNRGEILLNRLEEEITLLRKRHTDLEKLSHTDDHIHFLQSWQSLSGPSGYEDLNNVSIAPNYSFEATKRAIAALKLQVEEISKRETTKISAAVKEVYITEESDKKLKRESLFVTESRMMEEPKTREDFMRYSCQPILDVNTVHRNLHLFEGNRTATMKSVPKNYPDHPERFDHWQQVLCKEGLAGSRYYWEVGWKGSEIDVAITYRGIFRKGNNNVCSLGWNDKSWSLYCSQSKFSFVHNNKNTDLPVRKSSRIGVYLDHVAGVLAFYTVSDTMQLLYQVRTTFTEAVYPAFSVWGYGTSIRL, encoded by the exons ATGTCCCACAACAGCACTTTGGATTTGGACCGATACAGCACCGCAGAGAGAGACCGTCGCTCCACAAACCGCAGCCAGAACAGGACGCAGGCCAAACGCGGCGAGGTCCTTTGCGACTTCTGCACCACCACGAAGCAGACGGCCGAAAAGTCCTGCTTGGTGTGCCTGGCATCTTACTGCGAGATCCACCTCCAGTCTCACTACGACTACCCGGCGCTGATGAAGCACAAACTGGTCAAAGCTACTGGCCAGATGAGGGAGAAGATCTGCGCTCAGCACGACAAGTTGCTGGAGGCCTTTTGTCGTACAGACCAGACGTCTgtgtgcgtcctgtgtatgatGGATGAGCACAAGCACCATGACATCGTCCCGGCTGGAACTGAAAGGACTGAGAAACAA AAACAACTTGGCACCACGCTGCACAAATCCCAGCAGAGGATTGACGAGAGGGTCAAAAAGTGGCAGGATCTCAGACAAGCAGCGGAAGCTGTCAAA CACTCAGCTGACTCAGTCCTGGAGGAGAACGAGCGGATCTTCACGGAGCTTCTCCTCTCCTTTGAGAGGAAGTACAACGAAGTCAAGGAGATGGTCCGCTTGCACGAGAGAACCACCGTGAACCGCGGGGAAATTCTCCTGAACCGCTTGGAGGAAGAGATCACGCTGCTGAGGAAGAGACACACCGACTTGGAGAAGCTGTCGCACACCGACGACCACATACACTTTCTGCAG AGTTGGCAGTCCCTATCTGGTCCTTCGGGCTACGAGGACCTGAACAACGTCAGCATTGCTCCCAATTACTCCTTCGAGGCCACAAAGAGAGCCATCGCGGCCCTGAAGTTACAAGTGGAGGAAATCAGCAAGAGAGAAACGACTAAAATCTCTGCAGCAG TGAAAGAAGTCTACATCACAgaagaaagtgacaaaaaatTAAAGAGGGAATCGTTGTTTGTAACCGAGTCAAGGATGATGGAAGAACCCAAGACCAGAGAAGATTTCATGAGAT attcttgCCAGCCGATTCTGGATGTCAACACTGTGCACCGCAACCTTCACCTCTTCGAGGGCAACCGGACCGCCACAATGAAGAGTGTGCCAAAGAATTACCCTGACCACCCGGAACGATTTGACCACTGGCAGCAG GTGCTTTGCAAAGAGGGCCTGGCCGGGAGTCGCTACTACTGGGAGGTGGGCTGGAAGGGATCGGAGATCGATGTGGCCATCACCTATCGGGGAATTTTCCGAAAAGGAAACAACAACGTGTGCAGTCTAGGTTGGAATGACAAATCCTGGAGCCTCTACTGCTCACAGTCCAAGTTCTCCTTTGtgcacaacaacaagaacacagACCTACCTGTCCGCAAGTCGTCTCGCATTGGCGTCTACTTGGATCATGTGGCGGGGGTGCTGGCGTTTTACACGGTATCTGATACCATGCAGCTTCTGTACCAGGTCCGCACTACTTTTACTGAAGCGGTGTACCCAGCTTTCAGTGTGTGGGGGTACGGTACCAGCATTAGACTATAG